In one Drosophila pseudoobscura strain MV-25-SWS-2005 chromosome X, UCI_Dpse_MV25, whole genome shotgun sequence genomic region, the following are encoded:
- the LOC4812201 gene encoding glycine-rich cell wall structural protein 1.0 yields the protein MRSDCLILALGLVLLVGSVAGKSSSLSDGDRDQWVWRSYNRQQRSFRDGGGDIGRSRSAAIRNSYDNKLRREPTTRRPLPGEPENDEIEDYADAVDPNRASQDTTTPNVGTRQYNPYGGQPNAGQFGGSGLSGGYGGSPGVLVGPGGPTGIIGRQPLYPSPYQPGYGGFNGAQNGIGGYPGGIYGGASGAGLQGYPGASGAGYPGGSLGGAFGGYPSNGLGVGQFSGVGQQFPSGGQFSGVAQQFPGASQFPGSGGQYPFGGSYPGGDFNGNQFAGQFPGNGGQQYPSNQFGGGGPQYTEGYGLAGGLGLGQLGIGGAGGGPYGGGNFGFDEKSSPPVVAEGKSAKSVDAAPRNVNDKLSKKI from the coding sequence ATGCGAAGTGATTGCTTAATTTTGGCTCTGggcctggtgctgctggtgggatCTGTGGCCGGAAAATCCTCATCGCTGTCCGATGGAGACCGGGACCAGTGGGTGTGGCGCTCCTACAACCGACAGCAGCGATCCTTTCGCGACGGAGGAGGCGACATCGGCAGGAGTAGAAGCGCCGCCATAAGGAATTCGTACGACAACAAGCTGAGACGAGAGCCCACCACGCGCAGACCGTTGCCTGGAGAGCCCGAGAACGATGAGATCGAGGACTATGCGGATGCGGTGGATCCCAACCGGGCATCCCAGGACACCACTACTCCCAATGTGGGCACGCGGCAGTACAATCCGTACGGGGGACAGCCGAATGCGGGCCAATTTGGCGGATCGGGACTCTCTGGAGGATATGGCGGCAGTCCGGGAGTTCTTGTTGGACCGGGAGGACCCACTGGAATCATTGGACGGCAGCCCTTGTATCCGTCTCCCTACCAGCCGGGCTATGGGGGATTCAACGGAGCCCAGAACGGCATTGGAGGATATCCGGGCGGAATCTATGGCGGAGCATCAGGTGCAGGACTCCAGGGCTATCCAGGAGCCTCTGGAGCGGGCTATCCAGGTGGCAGTCTAGGAGGAGCCTTTGGCGGCTACCCCAGCAACGGCCTGGGCGTCGGGCAGTTCTCTGGCGTGGGACAGCAATTCCCAAGCGGCGGACAGTTCTCTGGCGTTGCACAGCAGTTCCCTGGCGCTAGCCAATTCCCTGGCTCGGGCGGACAATATCCCTTCGGGGGATCCTACCCAGGAGGAGATTTCAACGGCAATCAGTTTGCAGGTCAGTTCCCGGGCAACGGGGGACAGCAGTATCCCTCGAATCAGTTTGGCGGCGGCGGACCGCAGTACACCGAGGGCTATGGTCTGGCCGGAGGACTGGGTCTCGGACAGCTGGGCATCggaggggcaggaggaggtCCCTATGGAGGCGGAAACTTTGGCTTTGATGAAAAGTCCTCCCCACCGGTGGTGGCCGAAGGCAAGAGCGCCAAGAGTGTGGATGCGGCGCCCAGGAACGTGAACGATAAGCTAAGCAAGAAGATCTAG